The sequence below is a genomic window from Humulus lupulus chromosome 3, drHumLupu1.1, whole genome shotgun sequence.
TGTCAAGCGTTCAATTTGGGCCTTACTTGGTATAGTGACACTGCATGACTTTGAGCTTGAGCAGATGGATGTGAAGACTGCTTTTTTGCTTGGAAAGCTTGAAGAAGATATTTACATGCAGCAGCCAGAGGGCTTTACTATTTTAGGAAAAGAGGATTATgtctgtttttaaaaaaaatctatgtATGGCCTGAAACAATCACCAAGATAATGGTACAATAGGTTTGACTCATTTAGGACTAGTCATGACATTAGAAGAGGCAGTTATGATAGTTGTTTTTATTTCAAGAAGGGTGAAGATGattcttttttttatttgatcttgtacgtggatgatatgttgaTAGCAGCCAAGAGAACTGAAGAGATTAGGAAGATCAAGATACAACTTTCTAAGGagtttgagatgaaagatttaggagttacaaaGAAGATACTTGGTATGGAGATTCAGAGAGATAGAAAGATAGGTAAATTGTATCTGAGTTAGAGATGATACATTGAGAAAGTTCTTAAGATGTTTAATATGCAAAATGCCAAACCTGTCAGTATTCCATCAGCAGCTCATTTAAGGATTTCATCTGTTTCTATCACCTCAATCAGATGAAGATATTGACTATTTGTCTAGAGTTCCACATTCTAGTATTGTGGGATCTTTGATGTATGTTATGGTTTGTTCACGCCTAGATCTATCATATGCAATCAGTGTTGTCAGTAGATACATGACTAATCCTGGTAAGGAACATTGGAAAGCAGTTCAATGGATTATGAGATACTTGTGTGGGTCTATTAATGTTTGTTTACATGTTGGAAGTACTAGAGATGGAGTTTTGGGATATGTTGAGTATGATTATCCTGGAGACCTTTATAAAAGAAGATCTCTTACAGGCTATGTTTTCACTGTTGGTGGTTGTGCTATTAGTTGGAAAGCTACTCTTCAGCTTACAATAGCTTTGTCCACTACTGAGGCATAGTATATGGCAATTACAGAAGCTTATAAGGAAGTAATTTGGTTGAAAAGTTTTTTTAATGAGCTCAATGATGACTTGAAGATGTCCACAGTCTTTTATGATAGTCAGAGTGCTATTTATCTTACAAAAGATCAGATATTTCATGAGAGCACGAAGCATATTGATGTGCACTTTCATTTTGTATGTGATATCATTGATCGTGGAGACTTAGTTGTGAGCAAGATCAGCACCCATGATAATTCAGTTGATGTGATGACCAAGTCTTTACCTGTAGCCAAGTTTAAACATTGCTTGAACTTGGTTGATGTTTGTTGAGATAGCCATTTCGGGCTTTGTGGAAGAGGAGGGTTTTGTGTATGTTGAAATCAGTTCTTATTCTGAGTATTAGAATTTGTGTCAATGTGGAATTTGTTATGTTAGTAACCCAAATTCTAAAGGTTAGTCCAAGAATCTTTATTATATTAGGATTTCGATTTTATGTATACTCTCTGAGTTAGATAAATACTCTCTAAGTTGTATTGCTGAAACAATCTTGTATGATTATCTGACATAGGAAATTTCTCTCCTCTGCCCGTGGTATTTTCCCTTCGGAGTTTTTACGTAAATTTGTGTgtgatatttatttttagttcatggtctattattatattttctgGTTTAGAAAATGAAAACGTTTGTttagtgattaattagatgaATGAATATGGTTATTTTATTAATCATACCGCTTTCCTTATATATTTGATGATGAGAATTCCACTTTCTTTTAGCAAATCATAAACTATCTCATTCACCACATTGTAAGAAGCAAGAAAAACTATTTTCATGTAGTCTGGAAGCTGATCTAGATCATTTATATTCCACCTATAACACAAAAACAGACAAAACAAAAATGATAtacattaaatatattattaatgtttataaaaggaatttaattcaactaaaattAGTTATTGTCCGAGATTAGATTTTAGATAGTTGTGTATATGAGATCAGTAGTGTGAAGGctcaagaaaattaaaattagatataAAGATTTATAATATATGCACAGTTATACAACAAAAATAATACTAATTAAACCAACCTCTCTATTGCATCTTGAAAGAGTTGGAGCTCATCTAGGGTGCCATACACGTCATATATATCATCTATTATCAAAAACAAGACACCAATCTTTGCCATCATTCTTCTACAATATCCAAACTCTGCCTCAAATTTCATTCCCACTGTCCATAAAAGTATTTCAACATGCCTATCTCGGCAAAAGGGTAGCTTTTCTCCTAATCTAGTAGTACTCCACCACCTATAGATATATGAATAACATGCCATCATCTTGCATGTCATGTATATTATTGCACACTAATTATTCTTAACAAACTGCAAAATTATATGTAATATTTCGATGTTTGATATAGATAATAATTAAATGACATCATTTTTTtaaagttgtaatattataaattattaccTTGAAACATGTTTCAAATCTTCTTGGTATGTTGACTGCAAAACGTTGAAGTCAAGTTTAGCAAGCTCGAGAAAAGTGGGATTCATATCATGTCTTTTGCCATATACATCAATAAACCACCTGGCCTCCAACCTTCGCATTCTCCAGTGCACTGGAAGCTCCAAGGCATGCTCCACTAATATGacaaaatcatcatcatcatggtCAACACTACTTTGATCTTCATTATGCCTCATCAAGTATTTTTTAAGATTTCTGGTTGTGAAATCTCTTGCTTCATCTAATATAGTTTCACCATTAAACGAATAGAATGAAGCTTCATATAAAGATAGCATTCCTTTCACATCATCACACAAACATGCCTTGAAGTCCTGATCTATTCCATCTTTGAAGAAATTGAAAACCTCTATCACATTGAAAAATATTGCATTCTTGTTAAATATATAATccttataatgatatatataggaAAATTTTGTGGTGCACCTCTCAAAAAGAGGCGCACCAGTACACTTTCTGTTTTTCGTCTGTGAATAGTTTttggcacaattttttttatgagcaTGTAGATTTGAATTATTTAGAGCATACTGCAACTTTttgaaaaattcaaaataatttacagtatcgaaaataAGGTTAAAATATGTTGCACACgtgactatttttttatttttggttgaaAAACAATTTATTTGAATCTTGTTTTCGGCAcagtaaattatttataatttttcaaaaatttgtaggatgttctataTAAAAACAAtgtacacagtcataaaaataattGTGCTGAAAACTGTTCGCGGACCAAAAATACCAAAGAAGTGCACTAGTGGCCCCTCTTTTTGTGAGGTGCATCATAGAATCAccctatatttttatttatatatatatatatatgtatattgcaTTTCTTTTTATAAATCTATTTTTCAGAATTAAATATAGGTAAAAATTACATACCTGAAGATATAGTGTATCCATGTAGACGTAGAACTTGAAACTCAAGAGCCGTGGCATACACATCATTTTTCTTCCATAATGCATCATTAATATTACTATATTTTACGTTTAGTATTGCCCTTATTTCATCTTGAAAGTGATGAGATATTCCAAGTTTATGCAGAGTATCCATTTGCTCAAGTTTAACTAAAGGATTTTCAGCCACCTCCTTCTCAAGTATTATTCTCACCTCTCCTTTCAGCTTGTTGATTCTTTCTGCGTAGGCTTCTCCCTGCTCTCATCAACTAATTAATAACTccaaaatatttttgttttaattatgttCTATTTCATAAATTATTCGAAACTTTACCGAATTTttcaaatatatcatataaaaaaatggaTTCACAAATATACATTTGCTAAAAAATAGAAAAGAATGCACTGATATTGTCCAAAAAtcctaatatatttatatacataaacTAGTGGGGAGTCCATGCAAGTCCATGCAAGGCATGAGCTgctattaaaaatattattttatatattgttgaaaaataacataaataaaaataaacaaagtaTATAATtaactttaatttttattaaaatagctatactttttttttctatatacaAGAGGTGTTAAAGtccaataaataaataagttactgaaaaaaaatatattattcatCTTATTTACATTACTTTTTTGCAActaatttacttattttattttcatttacaaataaataagtttttctctctcttttttttttaattatatctcATTACTAAGAAGAATCTCTTAAATGTATTTGCTATAAGTATTCAAACAAAGTTTAGAGTGTATTTAAGGTGATTGTTAAAGAGTAAGTGCattaaaattattatataaatcaATAATTATTTGATTGTGTATTTAATAACATAGATATATcagatttttttctttcttgtaaTGAttataataagaagaaaaaaagtgaaaatataagttactttttttttattattatttttaagttatAAGTTTTATATCAATAAAATCAGATTTTAAGTGGATGGCTTAGCTAATGATCTTTTTGGAGTTTTTTATGACTAATATGTACTAATCCAATTAAGTAGAAATCAACATAATATTTCTTTTTTCATGTGTAAATTTATAAACActcttttttttgttaaattatgtTTTAGTTAATTTATAGGTAggtcaaaaataaattatttgatatAGCTAGTTTTAAGTTTAATAAAgtaagaatttaattaattaatacatatgaattattatttaataaaattttaaaaaatcaaaattacgTACTAAAATTTATACTTCCACTTCAATTAATATTcctaaaactaataaaaattatatatttaattaataatttcagcaattaaaaattaaatcttcTAAAAAATGACTATCCAACATATTAAAagaatagtaatataattcaaaatgagattaataaaaattataatttattattaattgtgtATTGTGTGTGATTCCAATAATATTTTATCTTAATATACAAAAgtaaaatattgtatcaatattAAATAGATGGtgtgaaaattataataaattaaaaagagAGGTTACAGAGAGATGGAAAAAGAAACTAaatatattgagagagagagaaggaattCTGACACATATGTTGCAAAgaattaatttaaaaaacaaataatGTTTTAATCTCATGGTTGTGTGCAATTACAGTGATATTTATACTTAGGACTTATTTGGAGTTTCATTAAAAAGTTAGACGAATTTTACTAAAAGGGTatatatctatctatctatctatctatatatatatatatatatatatttatatattagttGAGCTTAATATGTGTTTCTATGCATAATAATTAACTTTACCGTGTATATACTTTGGAGTGATTGGATATTGTCATAATCCCAAAGTGCCGGTTTGTAATTGCCGGATCGCCGAACAATATTTTGACCATTGTTAGATGGAGAAAGGGGCAGGGCTGCCATTGATGCAGTGACTGCTATGATAATAATAAGTATAAATATGTTAGCAACAGCTAACAATCATAGTGTACCATAAAAAATCTTCAAACTAATTaacatattttttgttttaatttaattttttctaaGAAAAAGTAGAGGAAATGAGAGCAAAGAGATGATATAATAAGTCGAATGAACATATAAAACACATTCATGAAGTTTATATAGTAAAGATAAACACCgatcatgatatatatatatagcatataattataaaaatgaaaattatacaatatGTAAGATTCTTTACGGAAAAAAAAATAGCGTGCCAGCCAACAAACTAAATAAAAATCTTCAATCCTCCTCTCCCTCCCCCACCAATTACTTTGGCAGGTTAATTATTATAGTAGTTTCAATAATACCTATAATAATtttgtgagaaaaaaaatatgagtGTGTGGTGGAAATTGTGATAAACACTATATATGATAAAGTGGGAATGAATTGATAGAACCTGGAAGTGATGACATGGCCGATCTATGGAAGAGAATAAATATGTTTAATCTACAACACAACTCACAACTAAGGAGTATACAATATATATGCATAATATATAGTAATAAAAAAGAGATAATGACAATGCCGTACCTACCACACTAAAACAACatccatatatgtttattatgtaTAATTTACTATCTAAATAATGGACGTTTTATTATCATACCAGTACAGTAAAGCTTTCCACGTCCGCACGTGAGTTTATATGTAAAAATTTAGTTTCTAATTAGTTTGAGATAAAAACAAAGTATACAGTTCATTAGTTAGATATTCTTGTATACATAGGGGCTAGTGTAGTATGCAAGTGTATAGTAAATATATTGTTAAGATCAATATTTTCCACTTAAaatccaattaataattaataagtaGAGCGAGTAACTTACATACTATTGATATTCTCTGTTTTATTGAAATACAGATTTGATAttctatgttttcaataatgctcatctgATACCCTataatttgaaatcgtacatatttggtactctagactcaaatttgaataataaaatattatcaatatgATGAATAAACTACCATCAGTCATgtgttttaaattcaaatttaattgcttaattacatataattgagtgtaatttgggaatattgataaacttttattattcaaatttgaatccaaggcaccaaatatgtacgatttcataTTACACATACCACATAAGTATAATTGAAAACATAAGGTACCAAGTatgtatttaaataaaatttaaagtaccaaatgagtatttacccaTATTTTTAACCATGTTCATAAACCACGACACTAGTTATCAGAATGTCAAATAACACAAGGCCAATAGAGATTGAGAAATCCCCAAATCTCTGACAGCCAATGAGAGAAAAATCGAGACCCTTAAAGAAGCAATTTGCGCAGATCGATGAACCAGGAATCAAAACCCTCATCCTCGTCATTATAACTACTAACCTCGCTAATCTAACAGGGAAGTGGTTGAAACCCACCACTATTTTGAAATGTAAACAAAACAAAGccaataaaactaaaataaaaatcaacTACTACCAAACAAGTGTAGTTTCAGATCTACTACCTCTCGTCCACCTCTAAGGAATTATCTCAAATCAAAGACCCTGAACTCATAATTTGGCCTTATTAACTTAACAGATCATCCCGACGACGGCAGCACCCACCTCGACGACGACAGCACCCACACAAAACAAAAACTCTAGCATCGTCAACCTCCAGAAAGGAAAAATCTCGACCCCCCAGCAAACACATGGCCccatttttttgataaattatataaatacaaattatttttatttcattttttataaaaaaaattattttcattcattttttccacacttttttttttctttgcaaacataataaaatgatttttttcctTACCTTTTCTCTAGCCTTTTCTTTCCCAAGCTACCAAAATCTAAGCTTCGAAGATCGCCGTAAGATTCTCACATAGATACAAGATAATGAAAATTACAAAGTTGATTTAATGATTCAACAAAAATTAGAATatcaaatcaaataaaaaaaatgaatttgttGGCAACAATATTCCATCTAAATTGGTATCATCAGAATGTACCTAATCTCTTTATTTCACATGTTTAGCGAGCTCCTTAGACTCCCCGTATTCCCTATTCTTCCGGCATTAGAATGTTCCGACCTCACTTTTACTTTAAATTGTGCGCAAGACTAATCACAAACTTTCTCCTATGCTAATCATCTCAGAGATAGAAATAGCTCATTTACCACTAGGACGATGTGTAGTCTCATTTTTCAATCGTGATTTTTTTGTACACATTTTTGTATCTCAACTCATGatatgtgtttatttaagattgTTTCATTGAGACAAATACAAATTACTTTTTTGTGTCTTGTTTATGCCATGATATCTTTTAACtatttttaataagaaaataataattaattttgctggatatatattatatgaaaaaaaaaattgtaatggaATTCGTGATATTTTATGATTAGCTTGAAACTTATAGTATGAGTGTGCACTCGAACAAGGAGTGTATTTGCACATATAATTGGTTAAAAAACAACACATTAGTCTTTCAACATTGTCAGTACTTGCTACTAttaaaaaaagttttttttttgcaATGAATATTGTTAACAATTATCTTTTAAGACGAATAAAACATCAGAGACTGTTTGATTACATATGTTGATAAAGAAATTGTCGATGATGTTAATGATGATAACTTGGAGGTAGCAATTGTAGTATCTTCACTAgctacaaatttaattaaaaggTACGATGAAACGATATTTGTAAGACGAATCGATATTTATTATTTCGATATCTcagtatatatattaaatattagctTCAGTTATAATGTGGATTTATATATTCTCGtatattaaatgaattaatttATATGATATATCAatgaaattattttaaattattatattttttatgttttaaatttttgTATAACATTTTGTATTTTGCTTCTAAGGCTTTGATCCTATGTCTACCCATGTTGGCAAGTAGAAGAATTTACTTTgattttttattcacaaaataaaatagcATTTGAATTGGATTATTGGCATATATTCTTGCAGGTACCGAGGGTTAACTTTATGCGAGATGAACAAAATCTCTTTCTTGATTAAGAGGGAAACAATAGTGTGATTATAGAAAAAGGTGAATTGTTAAGGGGCATTAGTAGTGCCCAACATCACAAGAGGTGGCATACTACTATTATTGTAATTCAATATCGTGTCTCACACATTTGACTTTAATAAGAATTATGAAGTATCGCTAACTAATTATAAGGTGTCACATCTTGTTGTATTGGACAGATTAAGGTGTCAGGTCATCAAGAGTTCTACAGTGCTAAATTATTATATGGATCTCACATTTGGATGCTATAGATGCTCTTTAGCAATAGTATTAATTAATAAAGTGAATAAACTTAGTCAATAGTGTCCTATAGCACTTCAACATCATTAAGACATGTTTTAATAAGTAATAATTATGCATATAATATTATAAAAGAATGGAACAACGTACGGGGAGTTTAATTttagtagaaaaaaaaaaagacgaaTCTTCATTGTTAAATAAATGAATTCATTAATTTATGTAGTTAATTACTCTAATAAACTTCGGTGGTTTAATGGTAACccaaattgtttttaaaaaaatcaagtaAAAGAGCTAAAAAAATTTCCGTCAAATAATTAGAAACAagtttattatataaataattagaaaaacgCGTATGAGAAGTTAACTTTTAATAGAAAAAATAGACAAATATTCATTGTTAAATAACTAAAATCTTTAATTTACGTAGTTAATTACTCTAATATATAAGGGTAGTTGAATGGTTACCCTAATTgtttaaaaaaatcaaacaagtatATTTCActaatataggcttttactttgCATTTTACACAtagcttataaaaaaaaaactaaagtaaaAGTCTTTCAATTAGTTTTTACTTCACTTTTGGGAATAGTGATACATAAAAATAGACTACTATTTCGGTTTCTtaaaaaatcaaagttaaaaGAGCAAATAGACAATGAccatcactacaacaattttgacattcaatgactccctacaatgtcttacatcaatggtgtaagacattaaaaattatgaaagattttaaatgtcttatgttgggagacattgaatttttttattaattactaaaattgtaagacattaaaaatgcaGGGAGACGTTGAAATTTGGGAGTTTAAACACGTGTATGTGGGGACATCCAacatctcccagtgggagacgttggatatCCCCACTAATATTAAACCCCATCTTTCCTTCCCTCTCAGACACACACGCACAAACCAGAGGCATTCAAGGCGATTTCTAGGGCATAAAATGTAAGGTTTTCGCTCTATTTTCATGGttttacttggtttttttttttttttttaaatcttaggtTATGCATAAAAATGAATAGTAAATGcgattttgtgtttttttttacattattatgaACTTTTCCCATAGATTGTAGGATTTTCTTAGAATTTCCTTAGTTAGTTTCTaggaaaatttataatttaataatgtAGAAATTATTTTAAATGTACGTATCACATTGTGTAGATTtcattaaatatatatgtttatgattaattattattatttatttcaaaatttagctatattttttatttatttaattttttttatttaaattatcgctattttgattatatatggttatgttaaaataaatttattaaataattttaaaaatataactatatgaaaagttttatgtttttgttgattattgagtttgTAGGTTATAAaaagttttattgattttttatttaggttaattagtggctcattggagttttttttttatttgtttagcaatcatttacttattagatatttagtgatatttgtttactaattttttacatattaattaatttaatttcgtaggttgtgagtttgttggtgagattttagggtattttttgcatcaaaatttctatatcaagaacacatttgaggtaattaagtttctaaaattataataataagttatatatttctagatatttagtgatattttatttattaattattaatttaattttgttggttTGCAGATTTAATAGCAAATTCGAATACTACGTGAAGTAATTTTgttagcttttggattattaattgcaagaggtacatatatattctcttacttctacttttaatattactaaacaaatgttagaggaggttgaatatattaaatattcatccatagtgaagtaggttctgagattaaaattatgtattgcggtgataacagaagattgagaacttgtgaattttagtgaagtaggttatgagaaattTGGATGTGTGCTACAAAgttataaggaagaaacttattgaatgttgtttgaattgtttttttttttttttttgctattcacatgcagatgatTAGGTCATTATTATAGGAGAAATGCTGACCGATTTTATCTAGAATAATAAACAATTAGctttatatagacatccaactttatcacatgcttatttaatgtcgtttcttttatttttcatagacataggagaatatatggatagacagtggatgtcagcgaataagTTATCTGCAGAATATAAGAACAAGGTCGATTTTTTCTTAagattttgttcggaaaatgtgaaagacccaaatttgttggtattaccatggggagatagctcctatTGCTCCAACTTTGCCAAGTAgacaaaaaggagtgaggaggaatatagtagaggagaattgggatccattagatgaaatgattgaagacgcacattatggatcaggagtagacccaaataagtttgagacactccttagtgATGCTGAGAAGCCGATTTACCTTGGTTGTgccagatttacaaaattatctaagcttcttaggttgtacactctaaaagctaaacatggctggagtgataaaagtattgctgatttatttagttt
It includes:
- the LOC133824133 gene encoding probable monoterpene synthase MTS1, chloroplastic isoform X2, translated to MSSLPVTASMAALPLSPSNNGQNIVRRSGNYKPALWDYDNIQSLQSIYTGEAYAERINKLKGEVRIILEKEVAENPLVKLEQMDTLHKLGISHHFQDEIRAILNVKYSNINDALWKKNDVYATALEFQVLRLHGYTISSEVFNFFKDGIDQDFKACLCDDVKGMLSLYEASFYSFNGETILDEARDFTTRNLKKYLMRHNEDQSSVDHDDDDFVILVEHALELPVHWRMRRLEARWFIDVYGKRHDMNPTFLELAKLDFNVLQSTYQEDLKHVSRWWSTTRLGEKLPFCRDRHVEILLWTVGMKFEAEFGYCRRMMAKIGVLFLIIDDIYDVYGTLDELQLFQDAIERWNINDLDQLPDYMKIVFLASYNVVNEIVYDLLKESGILIIKYIRKAWTDVCKSFMVEAKWYYNGYTPSLEEYNENGWQSSTLPLHLICFYCIIMNPITEESMECLLQNPTILRLSGILFRLVDDLGTSSDELKRGDNPKSIQCYMHENGVCDENDGREHIRNLINETWKQINEVRVANSPFSQTFIEGVLDFLRMAMTMYRNEEDRVGSNHDYSKNQIISLLFNPIPT
- the LOC133824133 gene encoding probable monoterpene synthase MTS1, chloroplastic isoform X1 → MSSLPAVTASMAALPLSPSNNGQNIVRRSGNYKPALWDYDNIQSLQSIYTGEAYAERINKLKGEVRIILEKEVAENPLVKLEQMDTLHKLGISHHFQDEIRAILNVKYSNINDALWKKNDVYATALEFQVLRLHGYTISSEVFNFFKDGIDQDFKACLCDDVKGMLSLYEASFYSFNGETILDEARDFTTRNLKKYLMRHNEDQSSVDHDDDDFVILVEHALELPVHWRMRRLEARWFIDVYGKRHDMNPTFLELAKLDFNVLQSTYQEDLKHVSRWWSTTRLGEKLPFCRDRHVEILLWTVGMKFEAEFGYCRRMMAKIGVLFLIIDDIYDVYGTLDELQLFQDAIERWNINDLDQLPDYMKIVFLASYNVVNEIVYDLLKESGILIIKYIRKAWTDVCKSFMVEAKWYYNGYTPSLEEYNENGWQSSTLPLHLICFYCIIMNPITEESMECLLQNPTILRLSGILFRLVDDLGTSSDELKRGDNPKSIQCYMHENGVCDENDGREHIRNLINETWKQINEVRVANSPFSQTFIEGVLDFLRMAMTMYRNEEDRVGSNHDYSKNQIISLLFNPIPT